In Streptomyces sp. NBC_00414, a single window of DNA contains:
- a CDS encoding glycoside hydrolase family 31 protein yields MNQPAENQHGRPGMPVQPGQSGPGSASLAQSSPTVGTFRERDGALEWSGRQETVRIEPWGPDAVRVRARLGGPVLEGLPAAVLDEAPATEATVKIEGGRGLLTVGALTVEVDAEGLIRFVRTDDGAELLTEERAHFWWPGPRLYTPVGNGYHRLEQRFAAYEGEKLYGLGQHQHGLLDQKGAVLDLVQRNAEVTIPVLTSSRGYTLLWNSPAIGRVELAGNGTRWVADSARQIDYWITAGHPADAQRRYSAVTGRTPMLPEWAAGFWQCKLRYRTQDELLGVAREYKRRGLPIDVIVCDFFHWTHLGDWKFDPAEWPDPAGMQRELAELGIKLVVSVWPSVSPLSENHRLMEQRGWFIGTQYGPVAHADWPDKEVASTVQVAFYDATNPEARDFLWSRIKDNYLDRYGITSFWLDACEPELKPGFQENLRYWAGPGLEVGNMYPRENSRTFHEGMLAAGESEIVTLNRSAWAGSQRYGAALWSGDIGTDFATLRRQIAAGLNTSLSGIPWWNTDIGGFHGGDPDDPAYREVMIRWFQFGALSPLMRLHGFRDPGTPLGPEMTGGPNEVWSYGEEARPILEKYLHLRERLKPYVLEVMREAHEEGLPVMRPLFLEFPEDQAAWSVDDAYLFGRDLLVAPVLTAGATVRTAYLPAGARWTDAWTGESYPGGAAVTVDAPLDRIPLFLRDDARLPVTE; encoded by the coding sequence ATGAATCAGCCTGCCGAGAACCAGCACGGACGACCGGGAATGCCCGTACAGCCGGGACAGTCCGGCCCGGGGTCCGCCAGTCTCGCCCAGTCCTCCCCCACCGTCGGCACGTTCCGTGAACGCGACGGCGCGCTGGAGTGGAGCGGCCGCCAGGAGACCGTCCGCATCGAGCCGTGGGGCCCCGACGCCGTGCGGGTCCGGGCCAGGCTCGGCGGACCCGTCCTGGAGGGCCTGCCCGCCGCCGTGCTCGACGAGGCGCCCGCCACCGAGGCGACCGTCAAGATCGAGGGCGGGCGCGGCCTGCTGACCGTCGGCGCGCTGACCGTGGAGGTCGACGCCGAGGGCCTGATCCGTTTCGTCCGCACCGACGACGGCGCCGAACTCCTCACCGAGGAGCGCGCCCACTTCTGGTGGCCCGGCCCCCGTCTCTACACACCCGTCGGCAACGGATACCACCGCCTGGAGCAGCGCTTCGCCGCCTACGAGGGCGAGAAGCTGTACGGCCTCGGACAGCACCAGCACGGGCTGCTCGACCAGAAGGGCGCCGTCCTCGACCTGGTGCAGCGCAACGCCGAGGTGACCATCCCGGTCCTCACCTCCAGCCGCGGCTACACCCTCCTGTGGAACAGCCCGGCGATCGGCCGCGTCGAGCTGGCGGGCAACGGCACGCGCTGGGTGGCGGACTCGGCCCGGCAGATCGACTACTGGATCACGGCGGGCCACCCGGCCGACGCGCAGCGCCGGTACAGCGCGGTGACCGGCCGTACGCCGATGCTGCCGGAGTGGGCGGCGGGCTTCTGGCAGTGCAAGCTGCGCTACCGCACCCAGGACGAACTCCTCGGTGTGGCACGGGAGTACAAGCGCCGCGGGCTGCCCATCGACGTCATCGTCTGCGACTTCTTCCACTGGACGCATCTGGGCGACTGGAAGTTCGACCCGGCGGAGTGGCCGGATCCGGCGGGGATGCAGCGGGAGCTGGCGGAGCTCGGCATCAAGCTCGTCGTGTCCGTCTGGCCGTCGGTCTCGCCGCTCTCCGAGAACCACCGGCTCATGGAGCAGCGCGGCTGGTTCATCGGCACGCAGTACGGTCCCGTGGCGCACGCCGACTGGCCGGACAAGGAGGTCGCCTCCACCGTCCAGGTCGCCTTCTACGACGCGACGAACCCCGAGGCGCGCGACTTCCTGTGGTCGAGGATCAAGGACAACTACCTCGACCGGTACGGGATCACGTCCTTCTGGCTGGACGCCTGCGAGCCGGAGCTGAAGCCGGGCTTCCAGGAGAACCTGCGGTACTGGGCGGGCCCCGGGCTCGAAGTGGGCAACATGTACCCGCGCGAGAACTCCCGCACCTTCCACGAGGGCATGCTGGCGGCCGGCGAGAGCGAGATCGTCACCCTCAACCGCTCGGCGTGGGCGGGCAGTCAGCGGTACGGGGCGGCCCTGTGGTCCGGCGACATCGGCACGGACTTCGCGACGCTGCGCCGCCAGATAGCGGCAGGCCTCAACACCTCACTGTCCGGCATCCCCTGGTGGAACACCGACATCGGCGGCTTCCACGGCGGCGACCCGGACGACCCGGCGTACCGCGAGGTGATGATCCGCTGGTTCCAGTTCGGCGCGCTGTCCCCGCTGATGCGCCTGCACGGCTTCCGTGACCCGGGCACCCCGCTCGGCCCGGAGATGACCGGCGGCCCGAACGAGGTGTGGTCGTACGGCGAGGAGGCCCGACCGATCCTGGAGAAGTACCTCCACCTGCGCGAACGTCTGAAGCCTTACGTCCTGGAGGTCATGCGGGAGGCGCACGAGGAGGGGCTGCCGGTGATGCGGCCGCTGTTCCTGGAGTTCCCCGAGGACCAGGCGGCCTGGTCGGTGGACGACGCGTACCTCTTCGGGCGGGACCTGCTGGTCGCGCCGGTGCTCACGGCGGGCGCGACGGTCCGTACGGCGTACCTTCCGGCGGGCGCGCGCTGGACGGACGCGTGGACCGGCGAGTCGTACCCGGGGGGTGCGGCCGTGACCGTGGACGCCCCGCTGGACCGCATCCCGCTGTTCCTGCGGGACGACGCGAGGCTGCCCGTGACGGAGTAG
- a CDS encoding glycoside hydrolase family 12 protein → MATRTLTMKSKRNRITKALLAPALALGATVGLASAPASAAVWNSCDQWGNTSLNGYTLYNNIWGSGAGSQCIWANSGTNWGVWANHPGTGGIKSYPNSKKVINKTITSLGSLSSSYNVTVPSAGAYNTSYDIWDTDYDYEIMLWVNYNGAVGPLGTSQGNVTLGGHTWAVYKGNNGANEVFSFLRTSDSNSGSVSILPILKWIKDTKGWMGNETIGDVQFGFEVTSSSGGLDFVTNNLTVSSS, encoded by the coding sequence ATGGCAACACGCACGCTGACCATGAAGTCGAAGAGGAACAGGATCACCAAGGCACTGCTGGCTCCCGCGCTCGCTCTCGGAGCGACCGTCGGGCTGGCCTCCGCCCCCGCCTCCGCCGCGGTCTGGAACTCCTGCGACCAGTGGGGCAACACCAGCCTCAACGGCTACACGCTCTACAACAACATCTGGGGCTCCGGCGCCGGCAGCCAGTGCATCTGGGCCAACTCCGGTACCAACTGGGGAGTCTGGGCCAACCACCCGGGCACCGGCGGCATCAAGTCGTACCCCAACTCCAAGAAGGTGATCAACAAGACGATCACCTCGCTCGGCTCGCTCTCCAGCAGCTACAACGTCACGGTCCCGTCGGCCGGCGCGTACAACACCTCGTACGACATCTGGGACACCGACTACGACTACGAGATCATGCTCTGGGTCAACTACAACGGAGCCGTCGGTCCGCTCGGCACCTCGCAGGGCAACGTCACGCTCGGCGGTCACACCTGGGCCGTCTACAAGGGCAACAACGGCGCCAACGAGGTCTTCTCGTTCCTGCGCACCTCGGACTCGAACTCCGGCTCCGTCAGCATCCTGCCGATCCTCAAGTGGATCAAGGACACCAAGGGCTGGATGGGCAACGAGACCATCGGCGACGTCCAGTTCGGCTTCGAGGTCACCTCCTCGTCCGGCGGCCTGGACTTCGTCACCAACAACCTGACGGTCAGCAGCAGTTGA